The genomic region gtgaggttatttttttatacattaacAGTTATTTATGGTGTCACATAATTATGAATTGAAATTGTCTTCTTTAAtgtatttggtttttttatttccaaagtgCAGTGCTGGAAAATTTTGAAAACTCACCTTGAAAATGCGTGAAACGTGCTtaaattttactgtgggaaTTTTAAGTGTCCTAATGCTGTGAATCGTCCTGCAGGACATCAGGAACACGGTGGGAAACATCCCCATGGAGTGGTACAAAGACTTCCCTCACGTCGGCTACGATTTAGACGGAAAGAAGATCTTCAAACCGATCAGGAACAAGGACGAGCTTGATGACTTCTTGGAGAAAATGGAGAATCCCGACTACTGGTAGGAAAAGGAAGGATGAAAACTGTCTGTTTTCCTTGTAGTTTCCGACAGGAAGTCGTGACGATGTTTTCTAAACAGGAAAACGGTTCATGACAAGAAGACGGCGAGCGACATCGTGCTGTCGGACGAGCAGATCGAGTTGGTGAACCGTCTGCAGAAAGGACAGTTTGGAGACGTCAACTTCAATGAATATGaggtatttatgtttatttgtttacttcaaactgaaattttaaaaactaataaaacagatAACCAGTAGGACAAGAGGAAGCATGTGCAAACACATccaataacaaaataattatcttaccaaaacttttctgtttgtaaagGAGGAAGAAGTGAGTTTGactcagtttaataaaatatatcactTACTGACAGTAGTTATCAGAAATATGTAATGAAAAACCTGTCATATtgaaagttttaacttttttaaatgcacaaattaaaaattaaaaaacacacaatgctaAAACaagtacagaaataaaaaacaatatttaaatttccgTCAATGGCAAGAACACAAAGTGAAGACCGAACACAAGGTCATTAAACCTTCGTTTTGTCATTCATGAAGATTCATAAATCTTCATGAAGCAGCAGaatatttcctgtttatttttctaaaacaaatctcCAAGgaatacttacatttttaattaacatttaacactggaactggaagacattttaaatatccaaagtaaataaataaattgacagaaacgtcaaataaaatgcataataaagtctctgtaaacataATTGTCCTTCAAAATTAAGGGGCTTGTTGAgaccaataaaacaaaacaaaatgaaaacttttatcatctagttttggtagaaagagaaaaagagaaaatcaataaaatttgccaaaggaaattattcgcttgttttaatttaccatgCGGTTGATTGATTTACTGCTTATTTCAACAGGCCTTGTACTATACTTACATAATCTAAGTTttacaagaaacaaataaaataaataaaaataataatctactAATATTGATAATAGTAACAGACGGCAGGAAGAAACTCGTTATcataatatatatttgtgttaGTCCCTGTCTTGACTGCAGATTTAGTAATTTAGTTTGTAAGTTTTGTGAGATTTCTGCTGACTCAGTTCTGCTTCATCCTCAGCCCACAGTGGAGTTCTTCAGTAATGACGTCATGATTCATCCAGTCACAAACAGACCTGCAGACAAGCGCAGCTTCATCCCTTCACTCATCGAAAAGGAGAAGGTAAAAACcaccaaaacacaaatacttttaTCAGCTTTTCACGTCTCTAAATGTTTGAATTCACCTTCCTGCAGGTCTCTAAGCTGGTTCACGCCATCAAAATGGGTTGGATTAAACCTCGGCGGGTTCAGGACGACAGTAGGGGGCGATTCTATGACCTGTGGGCCAATGAGGACTCGTCCATTCTGGCCAAGCACAAGATGCACCTGCCGGCTCCTAAGATCCCTCTGCCGGGTCACGAGGAATCCTACAACCCTCCGCCAGAGTTCATGTTCACAGACGAGGAGGTTAGTCTCCTGCTAAGGCCaaatgcaataaacaataaatcaattaattcaaaaccaggaagttagagcacatcacccagttctaaagtccgtccactggctccctgtagctcagagaatagactttaagatactgttagtttataaatcactgaacggcttagcaccacaatacattaaagattttctgctgttgtatcaaccttccaggcccctcaggtcttctggttctggttctggttctgctctgcatccccagaactagaaccaaacatgaagaagcagcattcagcttctatgcaaaacaaatctggaacaaacaaacagccgaaacactgagatcctataaatctcaactaaaaaccctcCTGTTTAGTTGCTTTTGATTAGCAGTAagtggaacattgaccaacatatttgactATTTTGATTATTgcgtttgacaaaatgtgatgtttattgTTTCACAATTGGTGACTGATGTTTTAAAGCACTTTACTCTGCCTTGTTTCTGAATTGTCCTGTATAAATAAACCTGACTTATGGTctgtttcttcctctctctgttcACAGAAAGCTCTCTGGGAGCAGCAGGATCCGTCTGACCGCAAGCTGCCGTTTATCCCCAAAAAGTATCCCAGCCTCCGTCAGGTTCCAGCGTTCTCTCGGTTCATCCACGAGAGGTTTGAGCGCTGCCTCGACCTCTACCTGTGTCCCCGACAGAGGAAGATGAGGGTGACCACTTGTTCGTTACTCCTCCATCCAGCAGGTGGAGCCGATTAGTGACGTTAACGATTCCCCGTCTTCCTGCAGGTGAACGTCAACCCAGAAGATCTGATTCCCAAACTTCCCAAACCGAAGGACCTGCAGCCGTTTCCGACAACCCAGGctctggtaaaataaaaacaaaactttaaagacGCAAAGATTAGATGCTTTCAACTAGAGATGAATCAataaatcatgattaatcgatttttgaaataatcatcTACTAATTTAgtgatcaattaatcattaacaggtgagtttaaaaaaagctattgttgaaaaaacaacaaacttttaaGCAGTAATCAaccaaaaaatgtacaaaaatataaacattatccatttaaaaataaaaaattcttatttGTTTATGAATATGTtctctacccagaactcctttAGTAGCAGTTTTAGCTTTATCTGGTTCaaattttgcaataaaagatCTGACATTAAGCAACTTTTGCTgcccaattattaatcagttaaatcTACAGATCATCTATAATCTTTTGATAAGTcaacttttctcattttgatattagaagtatattttttagctgcagattcataATTTGCTACAAGTTATCAAGCGTTCACTAAATTAATgcattgttgcattttaggcaatgaaatataattttttttatttaaaaaggatttgagtttagatttgttttaatgtactTCTAATATTGAATTAGCAATCAGCAAAATGTTCCAATTTCTTATCTgaattaatcgtcagaataatcagtAGAATAATCAATAACTCCAAGTTGCAGGCGTCATTTTGAGCTTTaatttggtgtgtttctgtgtgtccAGGTGTATCGAGGTCACAGCGGCCTGGTTCGCTCCATCAGCGTGTCTCCATCAGGACAGTGGCTCGTTTCAGGTAAGAACTCCTCCTATCAAACAAAATCATACGGCACTAATTATTAAAGCCTTAATATTGTCTGTAACATGTAgtattatttggattttgatgcatttgtgcttcattttatttgtgtagaacagacaataaaatgtaacagaaataaaacaataataagacATGCCAATTGAAGTCCAATTTTTACGTTAAATATGAAAGATCTTATGATTTCCTGTCTCTCTCAAACATACCCTCACCAGATAAACCTTTAAAGTATTCTGACATTAAATGATCCAAACTTTTGGTAAAATCCATCACTTTTTAATAACATGCctagtaaaatgaaaatgtgtataTTCACTAAACAATATATCTTTGAATAAAATCACTCGTTtgctgtgtctgcaggcagtGATGACGGCTCAGTCCGGCTCTGGGAGGTGTGTTCGTCTCGCTGCGTGAAGACGGTCCCGGTGGGCGGAGCCGTGAAGAGCGTTGCCTGGAACCTGAACCCGTCGCTCTGCCTCGTGGCTGTCGCTGTGTAAGCATCTCTGTTTTCAGAATGTAAAGACGCTCTGTATGATCCACCAAATGTCTCGCTAGAGCTGGATAATTtggctgaaaaatgtaacaCGATACAAGTGCTTCGTGTCGGTAGATATTGAtcattattgattagtttttgttttaaatatttgaaatacagtCGAACCATTgatgtgacctttcctgttttatccagttttcactccatgtgaaaactgttgtttatttttaagcagttttgaggcacagtggcaaaaccttaaactgctgctgcgtcGGTTACTCAGcagattgttgctaggtaaccaaagaatgagtgagttgctaggtgacCACAGAGAGAGTGAgtcagttgattccaccaactttgCTTAGCTGGCAGTGAGAGGTTAAACAGCTAAAAcatttcctctgcctacatcccccagaatgctgtgggGTTCTGGTTTGAaatcagtgaaattattgaatattctgtcTGACAGACATACACgcagataaatattttgttattgatttactgTCCAGCCCTATGTCTCACATCTTGTTCTCGTTGGGTTTTTTAGGGGCTCTGCAGTGTTGGTCTTGTCTCCAGCTCTGGCTGATAAACAGGTCGTCTCATCGTCGGAGAGGCTTCTCTCTGCCCAGCAGGAGGAAGGGCCCTCTGAAGGGTCTCAGCCTGTAGTTTGGTCAGAAACGGAGAGGGAGGAGCTAAATCAGGGCATCCGCCTCAAAATCCAACATCCCAAGGTgagatagaatagaatagaaatactttattcatcccagcagggaaattacttcgcagttacagcatagagataagacacaataacaactataATTCCCCTGAATAGATTTAGAACcatgatttaaagctgcagcatgtaacatTGTGATGATAGTATGGTATAAGATTGATGATCTGTGAAATAATAAAGCTCTTCTGCCGTCtccaacagccaatcagagccaggaggcggatTTTAGCACTCCTATGAATGCTAAGGccagttagcatagccaccaataacagcagataaatagttttcctgtaacggcaagttgttttgtcacattaactagcgagtacatgaggttgattgacagcgctaagcccctcctcctgcctctgattggttgtttttggtctggaACAAGgagatagatttttttcatagatgatctgtctcatattaaactgtGACAACATGCtggcatttttaacaaatatgtaaaaaaaaacaaaaacatatttttaaataaaagttacgtgctgcagctttaaagggAACTAACAGAGAGAATCCGTCTGCTCAGGCCGTCCACCAGGTGACGTGGCACAGTAAAGGAGATTACCTGGCGTCGGTGATGCCGGATCACTCCAGCCACCTGCAGGTGTTCATCCACCAGCTGAGCCGTCGGCGGAGCCAGAACCCCTTCAGGAGGAACAAAGGCCTGGTCCAGGCCGTGTCCTTCCACCCCATCAGGCCCTACTTCTTCGTGGCGACGCAGCGGTCGGTCCGGATCTACAACCTGGTGAAGCAGGAAATGACCAAGAAGCTCCAGGCCAATTCAAAGTGGATCTCCAGCATCGCCGTTCACTCTGGAGGTAGGTGGACGGGTTCTGTTCAGTCCAGTGTTCGTGTCGCTGCTGGGGGCAGAGCCTGAGTCTCACCTGTCTGTCTGCAGGTGATCATGTGATCTGTGGGAGCTACGACTGCAGGATGAGCTGGTTCGACCTCGACCTTTCAACGAAACCGTACAAGATGCTGCGGTACGTTTTTATCTCTCATGATTTAGGTATTAATGAACAAATGCATCTCagtaatttaaggtttttcattttaagggACTTATTAGTGAATcatatataatattattttagctcagaaattcacttaaaaaaatttaactcatTCATTAGAcatatttcaggtttttattatttttgatagtTACctttttcagaaagttttacTAGTACAttcaattctgtttatttatgtagcacaagtttacaacaaatgtcgtcgcgacactttacaaaaaaattatttcagctcAATCACACATTCATTGATTCTAGTTATCTAACAGTAAATTACATGACATTGAGTCACTCATTTTCTTTAGCTGCAGACgcatctttttccacaaatgatCAATCGTACAATAAAGTAACAGAATAAGATAGAATTTATTACGATTTGCACAAAGACACATTATAGGATAACGCtggtatttttgtgtttctccaACTCTATGGTAGtagagttaaaaaataaataaataaaaattgagaaTAAGTATGCAATGAAATCTacacaataaaagcaaacaacaaTCATTCAAAATATACTTTAAGCTTCTGTGTATAAATAATTGATACACAGAagcttaatgtatttttaaatgcatgtttggtttttatttgtctattttatcttaattattttaaaaaacatctgataCATTATTGCtatttaggcaataaaatgttttatgttgtttatttaaaaaggaattcaGCATTTCTTTGCATTCCTGAAGTGTGTTACCTAAAaattctgcagaatgtgccaatttacTTTTGATTAATTACTCcattaattgtaaaaaataattgatagaataatctattattagAATAAacgtcagcagcagctctgataATAAACATTTTGGGTTTATATTACTGtaagttatatttatttgaattttcagatataaaacatttgaaatatcagggtttcccccagtgcaTTAAATCCTgccgggccaccaggctttacttgaccccccaccaggctaaatgttgtttattttgttataataCATCAGTAACAGTGACAGCAAAGATGGGCTAAGCTAGgtttatatataataaaatattctatatatttaaaaaaggtaaTGGGATTTGACTATACATACAAAACCTACAGAACCACTAGTTTTATTTAGTGCACTGCTATATTTATAtctttgttgatgttttatttctcaatttttagccttttttttaacacaaaaacatggtgggGCAGCTGGTGGACTGCCCTAGCAGCCCTACCACTGGGTTGAATTGtaggttttatattttgttttgatgtttttgtgtatACTGATTGGTTTGGTTTCTTCCTGGCCATCAGACATCATAAGAAGGCGGTGAGGAGTGTGGCGTACCACAGAGGTTACCCGCTGTTCGCCTCAGCGTCAGACGACGGATCAGTCATCGTCTGCCACGGAACCGTCTACAAGTAAAACCTCCTCCCGTTCACATGCCACACACCTGCTTTAAGGATCAAAGTGTTTCAGCTTTTCCTTTGTCTTCCAGCGATCTGCTGCAGAACCCGCTGATCGTCCCAGTCAAAGTTCTGCGGGGTCATGTGATCACTCATGACCTCGGCGTCCTGGACGTGACCTTTCACCCCACGCAACCCTGGGTGTTCTCGTCCGGCGCCGACGCCACCATCAGACTCTTCACCTGAGAACCGGCCCTTTATGACAGTGGCGGGGATCTCTGCCGCCCTGTTGTATCCTAGCAACCAGCTCTGACTGGTTGCTGGGTTTCCAGTCTTAGCAACCAGGTTGCTAGGATACAGCCAGCTCTGACTGGTTGCTAGGATACAACCAGCTCTGACTGGTTGCTAGGATACAACAGTGAGGAGGTTCTTTCCtgtagtttttatgtttgtttgtactcaataaaatataatattcttACTCCTCATGTTCACATGTGTTTTAATctgcagaaaaatctgttttaaacaactgaaacaGATTTAGTGGGATTTAAAACGTAAATCAGAACCAATCcaccattttgtttcatttagctGCTCAATTCAGACCCTTATTAGAGAAAATCAATTTACTgtcatttaatgaaaaatattcaacaaaaaaaccccacatttaTTTGGGATCTTTGATGATTTAGTGCAGAAAACTATTCAGttattaacattaatatttaacatcctGAGTTGCAAAGTGTTGTTGAAGTCTGGTGATTCaggttttattctgttttgtttgactaaaagctgcttttaaaaaatcatagaAATAGAGTTCAGATccctttttatattatttacagTATTATATGTACTTTTTGAATTGCTTTATCACATGGTGTATAAGAAAATGTgctcatttaaaagaaatgtttatattaaaatcttaaaatatgaataaaaagattgctctttaaaaattacaacagaTTTCCTGTAGTAGAATGTAATTTTGTTGACCGAGGGAATAAATGCCTCTGGTTTGTAAAGATTGCAGACCTCTGTTaggaacttttattttgaaagctttTGTGAAGTCGCAGCTTGTTTCCGGCGGACCTTTTCTGGTGTGACACTAGATCATGACGACAGTACACAGAATCACACCGATCCCCGAAAACTGTGTTTACACCAGCTGTTATTGgtaaatatgattaaaacaaCAGCtattatttaaaagtagttcacATGAATGTTGATATAGTTTATTGTGCTTTATGCGAGTGCTGTTCAGGGGATTTATACTCAAATGTAAATAAGTATAAAGGACAAAAAACGTGTTAGCTTTAAATAAAGGCAAATCTATTAAAATCCGAGGTGCAGTTAACTTATTTTGTAATGTAATATTTCTCAGTCTAACAAACTGATGCTTTTTGTATCTTGgtgtttttttccaccttttacatgtttatttaaaaacgtGTTGAACTGCTGTCCTGTAGGTGTCATTATTTCCTTAGCCTGGATTTTCCTATtgattttagtgttttctgttcttgttttgcAGTGAAGAAAATGTGTGGAAGCTGTGTGAATTTGTTCAGAAAGAGAGAACTGCTCCACTGGAACAGCTGTTTGTCGTTTTTATCTCTAATGACAAACGGATGGTGAGAAGCTGGGGATAAATATGGACCTCTAATAATACTGAATGTAGATTCCTTATAAACCAGTTAGTGAAAATGAATAAGATGTGATTATTTGAAGACTTTCTGTTGATATTCTAACATACTTTTGTCACTCGTAAGAAGTACTGagaccagtttttttttattttttttttatttactaacaTTACTGGGAAGGAAAAgcgtatgtatttttttaaaatgctaaaaaaatctgaaacgtgTGGGGCAGATTGTAGAACCGCGTTCTGCAGGAGATAGTTCCTTTTTATACTGAAAAACATCACAGTTGAAGctgggtgtgaatatttttccaagCCACCTTTTAGGTAAGATTATAtaacaaaaacctaaaacttttatttaatatagcTCATAAAGAAACAGCTGTTGACCAAAGTGTTGTACAATTCactcaattaaaaaaagtaagatatcaataagaataagaaaaatatacagctctggaaaaaaattaatagtcCACgtcactgaaccccattgaaaacctcctgttattctaccaaatactgatttctgaactcttcctgagttaaaacattagttttgtcgtttccaaatgaatatgaatatgttttctttacattatttgaGGTAtgcttctttttcattttttgatcttttctcattttctgcaaataaattttaaattattgcttGGAATTTTTGAGACATGTCGTCAATGTTCATTGTACTCAAACAtatactaataaaaaataaaatcagagaaactgatcattttaagtggtctttTAATTTTCCAGAGCCGTATAATGAAAAGTatggtcaaaataaaatacaaatattctcCATATCTGTCATTataaaagaaactcaaactgAATGAAACGC from Xiphophorus couchianus chromosome 13, X_couchianus-1.0, whole genome shotgun sequence harbors:
- the bop1 gene encoding ribosome biogenesis protein bop1, giving the protein MEASRGNVQKAEQRTGMKKTEKTNKKRSKQDDEEEEEDQLFNLNNKSLEEDDDLSDSEESVYSGLQDSGSDSDEEEEEEEKGGSDDEDEQDQNEKSTVKKKEGADEEKEVKKEDEYDHDTSDEEDIRNTVGNIPMEWYKDFPHVGYDLDGKKIFKPIRNKDELDDFLEKMENPDYWKTVHDKKTASDIVLSDEQIELVNRLQKGQFGDVNFNEYEPTVEFFSNDVMIHPVTNRPADKRSFIPSLIEKEKVSKLVHAIKMGWIKPRRVQDDSRGRFYDLWANEDSSILAKHKMHLPAPKIPLPGHEESYNPPPEFMFTDEEKALWEQQDPSDRKLPFIPKKYPSLRQVPAFSRFIHERFERCLDLYLCPRQRKMRVNVNPEDLIPKLPKPKDLQPFPTTQALVYRGHSGLVRSISVSPSGQWLVSGSDDGSVRLWEVCSSRCVKTVPVGGAVKSVAWNLNPSLCLVAVAVGSAVLVLSPALADKQVVSSSERLLSAQQEEGPSEGSQPVVWSETEREELNQGIRLKIQHPKAVHQVTWHSKGDYLASVMPDHSSHLQVFIHQLSRRRSQNPFRRNKGLVQAVSFHPIRPYFFVATQRSVRIYNLVKQEMTKKLQANSKWISSIAVHSGGDHVICGSYDCRMSWFDLDLSTKPYKMLRHHKKAVRSVAYHRGYPLFASASDDGSVIVCHGTVYNDLLQNPLIVPVKVLRGHVITHDLGVLDVTFHPTQPWVFSSGADATIRLFT